One segment of Natronosalvus halobius DNA contains the following:
- a CDS encoding penicillin acylase family protein, producing MNEGMTRRGALAVAVLAGVAGLSLSSAGDLLEQFAPLSGSAWNAADRERPERVESPYGDATVRIDDEGVPHVEANDERAAYFAVGHLHGFDRGFQLDLQRRQMRGELSAVVGEATLESDEFHVRMDFAGAAEATWNALEETHAGSLIEAYADGVNAALEGTTLPLEFELLEFEPDPWVPADTLLMEKQIAWTLTGNFSALRRRVLENRLDPAILEALFPERMDHDTPVLRTGPEHVDDLGELRGVRTGEDGPDAGDDEPGTDRTADARDSSTPSLATWLSRFESPPGVGSNSWLVSGEHTESGTPVVANDPHLQLMTPPLWYEQHVETPEASVRGVTFPGVPFVIIGANEAAGWGFTNVGADVLDCYTYEIDDENERYRYRGEWREFETEEREIAVSGGENRSITVRKTVHGPLLEREGETVGVAWTGLSATRTTEAVYDLTVSEGVDDALEAASRFDVPTQNLVYADADGRTLYVAVGQLPIRREGDGSSGEPIAGNRVFDGSAGKGEWEGYEPYDVSDWEADGFVPFEEQPAAIDPDLLATANQRTADDPEHYLGTAFAMPYRGRRIYDVLDAAADEGLATDVAYHRDLQTDRRDERAVDTVPDLLDIGTAALEDGTVDDLNQFEDALETLEDWGPEYEMVRDSRGALLFARWFEHLREGVLEPIFDPADLGSEYYPNDWIVATLPAESPVFEGRSREVILVEALETTLEELEAEGWDTYGDWNTTGPIGHPFGSEAPFLSYDERPTDGSRATVDNYRVESAVGASWRMVVEPGDEAWAILPGGNSGDYFSAHYDDQFGRWADGEYKPMDLEAAGETATRFEGVER from the coding sequence GTGAACGAAGGAATGACGCGACGGGGCGCGCTCGCCGTGGCCGTCCTCGCGGGCGTCGCCGGCCTCTCACTCTCGTCCGCGGGCGACCTCCTCGAGCAGTTCGCGCCGCTTTCGGGGTCCGCCTGGAACGCCGCCGACCGGGAACGCCCGGAACGCGTCGAGAGTCCCTACGGCGACGCGACCGTTCGAATCGACGACGAGGGCGTTCCCCACGTCGAGGCGAACGACGAGCGGGCGGCGTACTTCGCCGTCGGCCACCTCCACGGGTTCGACCGCGGCTTCCAGCTCGACCTCCAGCGTCGACAGATGCGAGGCGAACTGTCGGCCGTCGTCGGCGAGGCCACTCTCGAGAGCGACGAGTTCCACGTCCGGATGGACTTCGCTGGAGCCGCCGAGGCAACCTGGAACGCCCTCGAGGAGACCCACGCCGGGTCGCTCATCGAGGCCTACGCCGACGGCGTGAACGCGGCGCTCGAGGGCACGACGCTCCCGCTCGAGTTCGAACTGCTCGAGTTCGAGCCGGACCCGTGGGTGCCCGCCGACACGCTCTTGATGGAGAAACAGATCGCCTGGACGCTCACGGGGAACTTCAGCGCGCTTCGACGCCGGGTGCTCGAAAATCGGCTCGACCCGGCGATTCTCGAGGCGCTGTTCCCCGAGCGGATGGACCACGACACGCCAGTACTGCGAACTGGTCCGGAACACGTCGACGACCTGGGAGAGCTTCGAGGCGTCCGTACAGGCGAGGACGGTCCAGACGCCGGCGACGACGAACCCGGGACCGACCGCACCGCGGACGCCCGCGACTCGAGTACCCCCTCCCTGGCGACGTGGCTCTCGCGATTCGAGTCGCCGCCCGGCGTCGGCTCGAACAGCTGGCTGGTCTCGGGCGAGCACACCGAGAGCGGGACGCCCGTCGTCGCGAACGATCCGCACCTCCAGTTGATGACACCGCCGCTGTGGTACGAACAGCACGTCGAGACTCCGGAAGCCTCGGTTCGCGGGGTGACGTTCCCGGGCGTCCCCTTCGTCATCATCGGTGCCAATGAGGCCGCCGGTTGGGGCTTCACGAACGTCGGCGCGGACGTCCTGGACTGTTACACCTACGAGATAGACGACGAGAACGAGCGCTACCGGTATCGGGGCGAGTGGCGAGAGTTTGAGACCGAGGAGCGCGAAATCGCCGTCTCCGGCGGCGAGAATCGGTCGATCACCGTCAGAAAGACCGTCCATGGCCCCCTGCTCGAACGCGAGGGCGAGACGGTCGGCGTCGCCTGGACCGGACTCAGCGCGACACGGACGACCGAGGCCGTCTACGACCTGACGGTCAGCGAGGGCGTCGACGACGCGCTCGAGGCCGCCAGCCGGTTCGATGTGCCGACACAGAACCTCGTGTACGCGGACGCGGACGGACGGACGCTGTACGTCGCCGTCGGCCAGTTGCCGATCCGTCGGGAGGGCGACGGCTCGAGCGGCGAACCGATCGCTGGAAATCGCGTTTTCGACGGTTCCGCGGGCAAAGGCGAGTGGGAAGGCTACGAGCCCTACGACGTCTCCGATTGGGAAGCCGACGGGTTCGTCCCCTTCGAGGAACAGCCCGCGGCGATCGATCCCGACCTGCTGGCGACGGCGAATCAGCGGACCGCGGACGACCCCGAGCATTACCTCGGTACCGCCTTCGCGATGCCTTATCGTGGTAGACGAATCTACGACGTGCTCGATGCCGCGGCCGACGAGGGCCTGGCAACCGACGTCGCCTACCATCGCGACCTCCAGACCGACCGTCGCGACGAGCGCGCCGTCGACACGGTTCCCGACTTGCTCGACATCGGAACCGCGGCACTCGAGGACGGGACGGTCGACGATCTCAACCAATTCGAGGACGCCCTCGAAACGCTCGAGGACTGGGGTCCGGAGTACGAGATGGTGCGCGACTCCCGCGGGGCCCTGCTGTTCGCCCGCTGGTTCGAGCACCTCCGGGAGGGTGTCCTCGAGCCGATCTTCGACCCCGCCGACCTCGGTTCCGAGTACTACCCGAACGACTGGATCGTCGCGACGCTGCCCGCCGAGAGCCCAGTCTTCGAGGGCCGCTCGCGGGAGGTGATTCTCGTCGAGGCGCTCGAGACGACCCTCGAGGAACTCGAGGCCGAAGGGTGGGATACCTACGGCGACTGGAATACCACCGGGCCCATCGGGCACCCCTTTGGCAGCGAGGCGCCGTTTCTCAGTTACGACGAGCGACCGACCGACGGGTCCCGGGCGACGGTCGACAACTACCGCGTCGAGAGTGCCGTCGGCGCCAGCTGGCGGATGGTGGTCGAACCCGGTGACGAAGCCTGGGCAATCCTCCCCGGTGGGAACTCGGGCGACTACTTCTCGGCCCACTACGACGACCAGTTCGGGCGGTGGGCCGACGGCGAGTACAAGCCGATGGACCTCGAGGCCGCCGGCGAGACGGCGACGCGGTTCGAGGGGGTGGAGCGATGA
- a CDS encoding aldo/keto reductase: MEYTTLGSTGMDVSRLCLGCMSFGSSDWRPWVLDEEESREIIERAIDLGITFFDTANMYSRGESERILGNALEGHRDRSVVATKCYFQMDEDDPNSGGLSRKAIEQELTASLDRLGMDTIDLYQIHRWDEDTPIEETLRTLDDAVRRNQVRYLGASSMWAHQFADALHASDRLGLDRFVTMQNHYNLVYREEEREMLPLCQKKVIGVLPWSPLARGYLTRPDERVDTTTRGDAEEQLYAHPYREGGGREINERVEELAEDKGLTMAQVSLAWLLHQEWVDAPIVGTTSVEHLEQAVEALDVSLSRSDIEYLEEPYEPVCVSGHD, translated from the coding sequence ATGGAGTACACGACCCTCGGCTCGACCGGCATGGACGTCAGCCGCCTCTGTCTCGGGTGTATGAGCTTCGGCTCGAGCGATTGGCGACCGTGGGTGCTCGACGAGGAGGAGAGCCGCGAGATCATCGAGCGAGCGATCGACCTCGGGATCACCTTCTTCGACACGGCGAACATGTACTCACGGGGCGAGTCCGAACGGATTCTGGGGAACGCCCTCGAGGGGCACCGCGACCGGTCGGTCGTCGCCACGAAGTGCTACTTCCAGATGGACGAGGACGACCCGAACTCGGGCGGACTCTCGCGGAAGGCCATCGAGCAGGAACTGACGGCCAGCCTCGACAGGCTGGGGATGGACACGATCGACCTCTACCAGATCCACCGCTGGGACGAGGACACGCCGATCGAGGAGACCCTCCGGACGCTCGACGACGCGGTCCGGCGAAATCAGGTTCGGTACCTGGGCGCTTCCTCGATGTGGGCCCACCAGTTCGCGGACGCGTTGCACGCGAGCGACCGACTGGGCCTCGACCGGTTCGTCACGATGCAGAACCACTACAACCTCGTTTACCGCGAGGAAGAACGAGAGATGCTACCGCTGTGTCAGAAGAAGGTGATTGGCGTCCTCCCCTGGTCGCCACTGGCTCGCGGCTACCTGACCCGCCCGGACGAACGGGTTGATACGACGACCCGCGGCGATGCCGAGGAACAGCTGTACGCCCACCCGTACCGCGAGGGTGGCGGCCGTGAGATCAACGAACGTGTCGAGGAACTGGCCGAGGACAAAGGGCTCACGATGGCCCAGGTGTCGCTGGCGTGGCTCCTCCACCAGGAGTGGGTCGACGCGCCGATCGTCGGCACGACGAGCGTCGAGCACCTGGAGCAGGCCGTCGAGGCGCTCGACGTCTCGCTCTCGCGTTCGGACATCGAGTACCTCGAGGAGCCGTACGAGCCGGTTTGCGTGTCCGGTCACGACTGA
- a CDS encoding SDR family oxidoreductase, translating into MSTPTLEFDGTVAVITGASGALGSAAVDRFRDAGATVCAVDVVEPDDEDAQLDPDADTHFYQADLTDESAVESLFETVLDDHGRFDHLLNIAGTWRGGNYIEETPLEEFELLVDVNLKSAFLASKYALPHLQETGGAIVNVSARSGLEGGSGDGPYRITKAGVKILTETLAEENRGAVRVNCVLPSVIDTPANREMMPDADHDSWVDPADIAAVMAFLCSDGASVTSGAAVPVYGEA; encoded by the coding sequence ATGTCGACACCGACACTCGAGTTCGACGGAACCGTCGCGGTCATCACGGGCGCCAGCGGTGCGCTCGGAAGCGCCGCGGTCGACCGCTTTCGGGACGCGGGCGCAACTGTCTGTGCCGTCGACGTCGTCGAACCCGACGACGAGGACGCACAGCTCGACCCCGACGCGGACACCCACTTCTACCAGGCGGACCTCACAGACGAGTCGGCCGTCGAATCCCTGTTCGAGACGGTACTCGACGATCACGGCCGATTCGACCACCTGCTGAACATCGCCGGGACTTGGCGCGGAGGCAATTACATCGAGGAGACGCCGCTCGAGGAGTTCGAACTGCTGGTCGACGTCAATCTCAAGTCGGCGTTCCTGGCGTCGAAATACGCCCTTCCGCACCTCCAGGAGACCGGGGGTGCCATCGTGAACGTGAGCGCGCGCTCGGGGCTCGAGGGTGGGTCGGGCGACGGCCCCTATCGGATCACCAAAGCCGGCGTAAAGATCCTGACCGAGACGCTGGCCGAGGAAAACCGCGGGGCGGTCAGGGTGAACTGCGTCCTCCCCAGCGTGATCGACACGCCAGCAAACCGAGAGATGATGCCCGACGCGGACCACGACTCGTGGGTCGACCCGGCCGACATCGCTGCAGTCATGGCGTTTCTCTGTAGCGACGGCGCCTCAGTGACCAGCGGCGCGGCCGTTCCGGTGTACGGCGAGGCTTGA
- a CDS encoding ABC transporter permease yields the protein MSRELRAGEDDSTLHARLAIVRREWRSLRSEKTIVLALAIQLVIAGFSGFLVVGLVSLYDPGAVEGQEMTVALTGDDRDALLEAVHHREAIEPRLYDDRGAAYADFDRRAVAAVVETNRLDDGRLAIVVTAPDEGIGTTLLISELQETFRTVEFEERQANADRLESPPLSVPSTSATPYFGFTYTILVPLLLFLPVFISGSIAVDSLIEERQRGTLELLRVAPLSFPDVIDAKLVATASLAPLQGLAWLLLLAFNGTAIANPAALIVFVAALALLIVALGMGVALYAPDRRQAQLLYSAGIVGLLVVTSLLPEHPANTVAKLAIGSETTTTWLLFAGYVVAGLGAYLLLQWGLERVDQAAL from the coding sequence TTGTCGCGTGAGCTTCGGGCGGGTGAGGATGACTCGACCCTGCACGCCCGACTCGCCATCGTCCGCCGCGAGTGGCGCTCCCTGCGCTCTGAGAAGACCATCGTGCTCGCGCTGGCCATCCAGCTGGTCATCGCCGGCTTCTCGGGCTTCCTGGTCGTCGGCCTCGTCTCGCTGTACGACCCCGGCGCGGTCGAGGGCCAGGAGATGACTGTCGCGCTCACCGGCGACGACAGGGACGCGCTACTCGAGGCCGTCCACCATCGAGAGGCCATCGAACCGCGACTCTACGACGACCGCGGGGCCGCTTACGCCGACTTCGACCGACGAGCCGTCGCCGCCGTCGTCGAAACCAACCGCCTGGACGACGGCCGGCTCGCGATCGTGGTCACGGCACCCGACGAGGGGATCGGGACGACGCTGTTGATCTCGGAACTCCAGGAGACGTTCCGCACGGTGGAGTTCGAGGAACGGCAGGCGAACGCCGACCGCCTCGAGTCGCCACCCCTGTCCGTGCCCTCGACGAGCGCGACGCCGTACTTCGGGTTCACCTACACCATCCTGGTGCCGCTCCTGTTGTTCCTGCCGGTGTTCATCAGCGGCTCGATCGCCGTCGACTCGCTGATCGAGGAGCGCCAGCGTGGCACGTTAGAGTTGCTCCGGGTGGCGCCGCTGTCGTTCCCCGACGTGATCGACGCGAAACTCGTCGCGACGGCCAGCCTGGCCCCGCTGCAGGGACTCGCCTGGCTCCTCTTGCTCGCGTTCAACGGGACGGCGATCGCCAACCCAGCGGCCTTGATCGTCTTCGTCGCCGCGTTGGCGTTACTCATCGTCGCCCTCGGTATGGGTGTGGCGCTGTACGCCCCGGACCGACGACAGGCACAGTTGCTCTACTCGGCGGGCATCGTCGGCCTCCTGGTCGTCACGAGTTTGCTGCCGGAACATCCCGCGAACACGGTCGCGAAACTGGCCATCGGGAGCGAGACGACGACGACCTGGCTCCTGTTCGCCGGCTACGTTGTGGCCGGTCTCGGGGCGTACCTGCTGCTCCAGTGGGGGCTCGAGCGGGTCGACCAGGCGGCCCTCTAA
- a CDS encoding glycerophosphodiester phosphodiesterase, whose product MRLIAHRGFARTAPENTIGAIQSAAEYADAVEFDVRRCGSGELVVFHDDTLERVTVESGAIADRPLEELRALTVLDSEDTIPTLDEVLEALPPSLEVNLEMKELGIAADVLEALEGVENRVVTTSFLHPELRRIRDLDPDQPTGLLASRHLEHPVTTAIELDCDVIGANYWRCLFTRLVPRAKALGLEVHAWSIEHEFLARALGYRGVDCISADRPLNL is encoded by the coding sequence ATGCGACTCATCGCTCACCGCGGATTCGCCCGGACGGCCCCCGAAAACACGATTGGGGCGATCCAATCGGCAGCTGAGTACGCCGACGCCGTCGAATTCGACGTCCGACGGTGTGGCTCCGGCGAACTCGTCGTCTTCCACGACGACACACTCGAGCGCGTCACCGTCGAGTCCGGCGCCATTGCGGATCGCCCGCTCGAGGAACTGCGAGCGCTCACCGTCCTGGACTCCGAGGATACGATTCCGACGCTAGATGAAGTCCTCGAGGCGCTGCCGCCCTCGCTAGAGGTCAACCTCGAGATGAAGGAACTCGGTATCGCCGCGGACGTACTCGAGGCGCTCGAGGGAGTCGAAAACCGGGTCGTGACGACCTCGTTTCTCCACCCGGAACTCCGACGAATACGCGACCTGGATCCCGACCAGCCGACCGGCCTCCTGGCCAGTCGTCATCTCGAACATCCGGTGACGACCGCCATCGAACTCGATTGCGACGTTATCGGGGCAAACTACTGGCGCTGTCTGTTTACTCGGCTGGTACCCCGAGCGAAGGCGCTCGGCCTGGAGGTTCACGCCTGGTCGATCGAACACGAGTTTCTCGCCCGAGCATTGGGATATCGCGGCGTCGATTGTATCTCCGCCGATCGGCCGCTAAATCTGTAG
- a CDS encoding ABC transporter permease subunit, giving the protein MTAGPDSSDAQAANSVDSTDSTSRTDAVRGFVRRTARIARWEVSRSAGTVDRKTILIVLVLALVVGAVGFATVDEGVGLEDGLYTVAVDEESLYHAVAVENPTFTTVEPGTDADVHVYRGDVIDPDRARTSKERAAYAAFADAVEAQNEERMYAENDRSAAFPVSVILTYQQRSGPDSTSDRSDRSDSSDGGSTGSGAGSTDGGDGTGADGSSDGNSGAPADSSDGSGSGISVPEFGGGSIEEPSQPQTPGSITPPFPFRSLVLAFLFVVPMNVVIQSYGSTIMDERIKRRGELLLVSPASRYEIVAGKTLPYLLALLGIVVVIAHVIEGSWLSVAAVVPIALAFLAATFVGAMFARSFKELTFVTVTVSVVLTTYAFVPAIFTNVTPISLISPLTLVVLDLQGESVRFGEYLFSTSPLTLGALVLFGLGLGSYREEDMFTQKPIPSKAVDAVAAHVRGYASVLVMPVVFIPFVFAGQLLTVALVFALPQTVSLPVVFVVAALLEELAKSLHVYAGYAHSRFESSVRTAVVLGALSGLGFFLGEKLTHAAQFVGLPDLLEGQAAFGPSLSGAPVAVVVAVFLAPLALHVVTAIIGAIGASRGRTAYALGLTAATLVHAVYNLGVIALVA; this is encoded by the coding sequence GTGACGGCTGGCCCCGACTCGAGTGACGCCCAGGCCGCCAACTCAGTTGATTCGACCGATTCGACGTCCAGAACGGACGCCGTTCGCGGCTTCGTCCGCCGAACCGCCCGAATCGCCCGCTGGGAAGTCTCCCGGAGCGCCGGCACGGTCGACCGGAAGACGATTCTGATCGTCCTCGTGCTCGCCCTCGTCGTCGGTGCAGTGGGTTTCGCGACCGTGGACGAGGGTGTGGGTCTCGAGGACGGACTCTACACCGTAGCCGTCGACGAAGAGAGCCTGTACCACGCGGTCGCGGTCGAGAATCCGACGTTCACGACCGTCGAACCGGGCACCGACGCCGACGTGCACGTATACCGCGGCGACGTCATCGATCCTGACAGGGCACGGACCTCGAAAGAGAGGGCCGCCTACGCCGCGTTTGCCGACGCCGTCGAGGCGCAGAACGAGGAGCGAATGTACGCGGAGAACGATCGAAGCGCCGCGTTTCCCGTCTCCGTTATCCTGACCTACCAGCAGCGATCCGGCCCTGATTCGACGAGCGACAGGAGCGACAGGAGCGACTCGAGCGATGGCGGATCGACCGGATCCGGTGCTGGTTCGACTGACGGCGGCGACGGAACGGGTGCCGACGGCTCGAGCGACGGTAACAGCGGTGCTCCCGCGGACTCGAGCGACGGATCTGGCTCGGGCATCAGCGTGCCGGAGTTCGGCGGCGGCTCGATCGAAGAGCCGAGCCAGCCACAGACACCGGGATCGATCACGCCGCCGTTTCCCTTCCGATCGCTCGTGCTCGCGTTCCTGTTCGTCGTCCCGATGAACGTCGTGATTCAGTCCTACGGGAGCACGATCATGGACGAGCGGATCAAGCGCCGCGGCGAACTGTTGCTGGTCTCGCCCGCCTCGCGATACGAGATCGTCGCCGGGAAGACGCTCCCGTACCTGCTGGCACTCCTTGGAATCGTCGTCGTAATCGCGCACGTGATCGAGGGGAGCTGGCTGTCGGTCGCCGCCGTCGTCCCCATCGCGCTCGCCTTCCTCGCGGCCACGTTCGTCGGGGCGATGTTCGCCCGCTCGTTCAAGGAACTCACGTTCGTCACGGTGACGGTTTCGGTGGTGCTGACGACCTACGCGTTCGTGCCGGCGATCTTCACGAACGTCACGCCGATCTCGCTCATCTCGCCGCTGACGCTCGTCGTCCTGGACCTCCAGGGTGAGAGCGTCCGCTTCGGTGAGTACCTCTTCTCGACGTCGCCGCTGACTCTCGGCGCGCTCGTCCTCTTCGGACTGGGTCTCGGGAGCTACCGAGAGGAGGACATGTTCACTCAGAAGCCGATCCCATCGAAGGCGGTCGACGCCGTCGCCGCGCACGTCCGGGGGTACGCCAGCGTGCTCGTGATGCCGGTCGTCTTCATCCCGTTCGTTTTCGCCGGCCAGTTGCTCACCGTTGCGCTCGTCTTCGCGCTACCGCAGACGGTGTCGCTCCCGGTGGTCTTCGTCGTCGCCGCGCTCCTGGAGGAACTCGCGAAGAGCCTCCACGTCTACGCGGGCTACGCCCACTCGCGGTTCGAATCGTCCGTCCGAACGGCGGTCGTCCTCGGCGCGCTCTCGGGATTGGGCTTCTTCCTGGGCGAAAAACTCACCCACGCCGCCCAGTTCGTCGGGCTTCCCGACCTGCTCGAGGGACAGGCCGCCTTCGGTCCGTCACTCTCTGGTGCCCCCGTTGCCGTGGTGGTCGCCGTCTTCCTCGCACCCCTGGCGTTGCACGTCGTGACGGCGATCATTGGGGCGATCGGTGCCAGCCGAGGCCGGACCGCGTACGCACTCGGCCTGACTGCTGCGACGCTCGTTCACGCGGTCTACAACCTCGGGGTGATCGCGCTTGTCGCGTGA
- the tenA gene encoding thiaminase II — translation MAFSDQLLETGTPIWEAQQTHPFVRELAAGTLADEAFRAWVRQDYRYLLDYARTFSIAGSKARDPDTRAHLLSVAHSILDDELELHRSFAAEYGLSRADLEATEKAPTCVAYTNFLLRTAYEGSIAEIAAAIYPCGQGYLDIAAHMDGLAMEEHRYTPFIEKYTSDEFHDSVAWMRAFVDRCGERYPGEREAMERAFLTSAKLEYRFWEMAYHREDWGLSEATEGRNRVDSQ, via the coding sequence ATGGCGTTTAGCGACCAGCTACTCGAAACCGGCACCCCGATCTGGGAAGCTCAACAGACCCACCCCTTCGTGCGAGAGCTCGCGGCGGGAACGCTCGCAGATGAGGCGTTCCGCGCGTGGGTACGTCAGGACTACCGGTACTTGCTCGATTACGCGCGAACCTTCTCGATTGCAGGATCGAAGGCGCGAGACCCTGACACGCGGGCGCACTTGCTCTCGGTCGCGCACTCGATCCTGGACGACGAACTGGAGTTACACCGCTCGTTCGCCGCGGAGTACGGCCTCTCGCGAGCGGACCTCGAGGCAACCGAGAAGGCGCCGACGTGCGTCGCGTACACGAACTTCCTCCTCCGGACGGCCTACGAGGGGTCGATCGCCGAAATTGCCGCTGCGATTTACCCCTGCGGGCAGGGCTACCTCGACATCGCGGCCCACATGGACGGCCTCGCAATGGAAGAGCACCGCTACACGCCGTTCATCGAGAAGTACACGAGCGACGAGTTTCACGACTCGGTCGCCTGGATGCGCGCGTTCGTCGACCGCTGTGGCGAACGGTATCCGGGCGAACGCGAGGCGATGGAACGCGCGTTCCTGACGAGTGCGAAACTCGAGTACCGGTTCTGGGAGATGGCCTACCACCGGGAAGACTGGGGGCTGTCGGAAGCGACCGAAGGACGAAACCGCGTGGACTCGCAGTAA
- a CDS encoding branched-chain amino acid ABC transporter permease, translated as MGGSESITWGARIREQPLLFVAIIAGVLLALDLIARLAGIEIPLTGSRTFGGTLTFGRFRGLIWNGIVVGLIFGLAGIGLSMTYSILNFANFSHGDLVTTGAFTGWGAALLVAGWGTADTGYLLLVRSGSGENVNEIGASIVEAPLGILLGVAVAAVATVIVAVAIDRLVYKPMRGRGGISLLIASIGAALALRYVIQLVYDGTNRGVTSTRDVDAEILSLSVDLHEASLVIVAVGLMLGMHLMLQRTKLGKAMRAMADNKDLALVTGIPTERVVTATWVIGGALAGISGYLYVLERGTIEFNLGWFLLLFIFAAVILGGIGSIYGAIAGGFVIGFVHEVSLIWIPSDFNAAAAFVIMILVLLYRPQGIFGGVTTA; from the coding sequence ATGGGAGGTTCAGAATCAATTACTTGGGGAGCCCGTATACGGGAGCAACCGCTTCTGTTCGTGGCGATTATTGCGGGGGTGTTACTGGCACTCGACCTGATCGCCCGTCTTGCAGGGATCGAGATTCCGTTGACCGGCAGCCGAACGTTCGGTGGGACGCTCACGTTCGGTCGGTTCAGAGGTCTCATCTGGAACGGAATTGTGGTCGGCCTCATTTTCGGGCTCGCCGGTATCGGACTCTCGATGACGTACAGCATTCTCAACTTCGCGAACTTCTCTCACGGTGACCTGGTGACCACTGGTGCGTTCACCGGCTGGGGGGCAGCGCTGCTGGTCGCTGGGTGGGGTACGGCAGATACGGGGTATCTGTTGCTGGTCCGATCGGGGAGCGGAGAGAACGTCAACGAGATCGGCGCCTCCATCGTGGAAGCGCCGCTCGGTATCTTACTCGGTGTCGCCGTCGCCGCGGTCGCCACCGTGATCGTCGCCGTCGCGATCGACCGACTCGTCTACAAGCCGATGCGCGGACGGGGCGGCATTTCGCTGTTGATCGCCAGCATCGGAGCCGCGCTCGCGCTTCGCTACGTGATCCAGCTCGTCTACGACGGAACTAACCGCGGTGTCACGTCGACTCGGGACGTCGACGCGGAAATTCTCAGCCTCTCGGTCGACCTTCACGAGGCGTCGCTGGTCATCGTCGCCGTCGGGTTGATGCTCGGGATGCACCTCATGCTCCAGCGGACGAAACTCGGCAAGGCGATGCGCGCGATGGCAGACAACAAGGACCTCGCGCTCGTCACGGGGATTCCGACCGAGCGCGTAGTCACGGCGACCTGGGTCATCGGCGGGGCACTCGCCGGCATTTCCGGCTACCTGTACGTCCTCGAGCGCGGGACGATCGAGTTCAACCTCGGCTGGTTCCTCCTGCTGTTCATCTTCGCCGCGGTCATTCTCGGCGGGATCGGTTCCATCTACGGCGCCATCGCCGGTGGCTTCGTCATCGGCTTCGTTCACGAGGTGTCGCTCATCTGGATTCCCTCGGACTTCAACGCCGCCGCGGCGTTCGTCATCATGATCCTTGTCCTGCTCTACCGTCCGCAGGGCATCTTCGGCGGGGTGACGACCGCATGA